A genomic stretch from Sphaerodactylus townsendi isolate TG3544 linkage group LG15, MPM_Stown_v2.3, whole genome shotgun sequence includes:
- the RBM23 gene encoding LOW QUALITY PROTEIN: probable RNA-binding protein 23 (The sequence of the model RefSeq protein was modified relative to this genomic sequence to represent the inferred CDS: deleted 2 bases in 2 codons; substituted 4 bases at 4 genomic stop codons), protein MDPAFPNPSQNTSHEDGMASDDFDIVIEAMLEAPYKKEEAQPGPSKSPTDPPTAQPPQEEQGKEVKKDSASSSSGESSSKKKKSRSRSKSRDHRHSRSRDRDQLIAGGLQPGSGQRMXXWSRSRHRSRSRDRRRASRSRSRERRRDERVRYRSPPPPGRRFGHSRSPLFREKSPLREPLGSLSPEERDARTVFCMQLAARIRPRDLEDFFSAVGKVMDAGGSSLTELAAQVGIAYVEFCDIQSVPLAIGLTGQRLLGVPIIVQASQAEKNRLAAMANNLQKGSGGPMRLYVGSLHCNITKEMLRGIFEPFGKIDSIVLMRDQDTGQSKGYGFITFAEAECARLAVLEQLNGVXVTGFNLRGWDKSTXRLDRTTRQSPFLIGRGRSLTEMPLLNLGCITSSQLQLMAKLAEAGSAIPLSTTAAAQAALQLNGAIPLGALNPAALTALSPALNLASQTLASQCFQLSGLFTPQTM, encoded by the exons ATGGATCCGGCGTTCCCCAATCCATCCCAAAACACG AGTCACGAGGACGGAATGGCCTCGGATGACTTCGACATTGTGATAGAGGCCATGCTGGAGGCCCCGTACaagaaagaggag GCCCAGCCTGGACCATCAAAGTCTCCAACTGACCCCCCTACAGCGCAG CCCCCTCAGGAGGAACAAGGAAAAGAAGTAAAGAAAGACAGCGcctccagcagcagtggggaaagcaGCAG caaaaagaagaagagccgGAGCCGGAGCAAGAGCCGTGACCACAGACACAG CCGCAGTCGGGACCGAGACCAGCTTATCGCAGGCGGGCTGCAGCCGGGATCGGGCCAGAGAATGTAATAATGGAGCAGAAGCCGCCATCGGAGCCGCAGCCGAGACCGTAGGCGGGCCAGCCGGTCCCGCAGCAGAGAGCGCCGACGGGACGAGAGAGTGCGCTATCGTAGCCCTCCACCTCCTGG GAGGCGATTTGGACACAGCCGGAGTCCCTTGTTCAGAGAGAAGAGCCCCCTCCG GGAGCCTTTGGGCAGCCTGAGCCCGGAAGAACGCGATGCCCGCACCGTGTTTTGCATGCAGCTGGCTGCCCGCATCCGCCCCCGTGACCTTGAGGACTTTTTCTCTGCTGTCGGCAAG GTAATGGACGCGGGCGGATCATCTCTGACCGAACTCGCTGCTCAAGTGGGCATTGCTTATGTGGAGTTCTGCGACATCCAGTCTGTGCCGCTGGCTATTGGGTTAACAGGGCAGCGTCTCCTAGGCGTGCCCATCATTGTCCAGGCATCCCAG GCGGAGAAGAACCGACTGGCAGCCATGGCCAACAACCTTCAGAAAGGAAGCGGCGGTCCCATGCGACTCTACGTTGGCTCCCTTCACTGCAACATCACCAAAGAGATGCTGCGTGGGATCTTTGAGCCCTTTGGCAAG ATTGATAGCATCGTGCTGATGCGTGACCAGGATACTGGACAGTCCAAGGGCTATGGCTTTATCACA TTTGCAGAGGCAGAGTGTGCCCGTCTG GCAGTTCTGGAACAGCTAAACGGTGTTTGAGTTACCGGCTTCAATCTACGTGGGTGGGACAAGTCAACTTAAAGGCTGGATCGGACCACACGACAATCACCTTTCCTGATCGGGCGTGGACGAAGCCTGACCGAAATGCCGCTCCTTAATCTCGGGTGCATT ACCAGTTCCCAGTTGCAGCTGATGGCCAAACTGGCAGAAG CAGGCTCCGCGATCCCCCTGTCCACTACGGCTGCGGCCCAGGCTGCCCTGCAGCTCAACGGAGCGATACCCCTGGGAGCACTCAACCCAGCTGCCCTGACAG CTCTGAGTCCAGCGCTGAATCTGGCTTCACAGACGTTGGCCTCACAATGCTTCCAGCTTTCGGGCCTCTTCACCCCCCAGACAAT GTAA
- the PRMT5 gene encoding protein arginine N-methyltransferase 5, translating into MAATAAAMAAAAAAAGPGAATARVSCGRDLSCVPEVAGTLGAVARQGFDFLCMPIFHPRYKREFFLEPTKGRSGPQTRSDLLLSGRDWNTLIVGKLSPWIQADSKLEKVRRNSEMAMLQELNFGAYLGLPAFLLPLTQADNPNLARVLCNHIHTGHHTSMFWMRIPLLSPEDLRDDLIDNEPVQVPEEDSAGEEKTWQWWHNFRTLCDYNKRIAVALEVGPDLPSNHVIDRWLGEPIKAAILPTSIFLTNKKGFPVLSKMHQRLIFSLLKLEVQFIITGAHHHPEKEFCSYLQYLEYLSQNRPPPSAYELFAKGYEDYLQSPLQPLMDNLESQTYEVFEKDPVKYSQYQQAIYKCLLARVPEEEKETNVQVVMVLGAGRGPLVNASLRAARQASRHIKIYAVEKNPNAVVTLESWQYEEWGSQVTVVSSDMREWEAPEKADLMVSELLGSFADNELSPECLDGAQHCLREGGVSIPCDYTSFLGPISSSKLYNEVRACREKDRDPEAQFEMPYVVRLHNFHQLSPPQACFSFKHPNPDPVKDNNRYQMLEFQVDVNTVLHGFAGYFETTLYGDITLSIRPETHSPGMFSWFPIFFPIKQPLSVQAGECVRVAFWRCSNSKKVWYEWAVVTPTCSVIHNPTGRSYTIGL; encoded by the exons GTTTGATTTCCTCTGCATGCCCATCTTCCATCCCCGATACAAGAGGGAATTTTTCCTGGAGCCAACTAAAGGCCGGTCAGGTCCCCAGACCCGCTCTGACTTGTTACTCTCAGGAAGAG ACTGGAACACGTTGATTGTGGGCAAGCTGTCCCCGTGGATCCAAGCCGATTCCAAGCTGGAGAAGGTTCGCAGAAATTCCGAGATG GCCATGCTACAGGAGCTGAACTTTGGGGCGTACCTGGGACTCCCGGCCTTCCTGCTGCCATTGACGCAAGCAGACAACCCCAACCTGGCACGGGTTCTGTGTAACCACATCCACACTGGGCACCACACTTCCATG TTCTGGATGCGGATTCCGCTTCTGTCCCCGGAGGACCTGCGGGATGACTTGATTGACAACGAGCCCGTGCAGGTGCCAGAGGAGGACTCTGCAGGCGAAGAGAAGACTTGGCAGTG GTGGCACAATTTCCGGACCCTTTGTGACTACAACAAACGTATCGCAGTGG CCCTGGAGGTCGGCCCCGACCTGCCATCCAATCACGTCATTGACCGTTGGCTGGGGGAGCCAATCAAGGCGGCCATACTACCCACCAGCATCTTCCTGACCAATAAGAAAGGCTTCCCTGTTCTCTCCAAGATGCACCAGCGCCTGATCTTTTCCCTCCTTAAG CTCGAGGTACAGTTTATCATCACTGGTGCCCACCACCATCCCGAGAAGGAGTTCTGTTCCTACCTGCAGTACCTGGAGTATCTCAGCCAGAACCGCCCACCCCCTTCTGCCTACGAGCTTTTTGCAAAGGGCTATGAAGACTACCTCCAATCCCCGCTACAG CCCCTGATGGACAACTTGGAGTCGCAGACTTATGAAGTGTTTGAGAAGGATCCAGTCAAGTATTCCCAGTACCAGCAG gCTATATACAAGTGCCTGCTAGCCCGCGTGcccgaggaggagaaggaaacgaACGTCCA GGTTGTCATGGtgctgggggcagggcggggcccCCTGGTGAACGCCTCGCTGCGAGCTGCTCGGCAGGCCAGCCGGCACATCAAGATTTACGCCGTGGAGAAGAACCCCAACGCCGTCGTGAC gTTGGAGAGCTGGCAGTATGAGGAATGGGGGTCCCAAGTGACAGTGGTCTCCAGTGACATGCGGGAATGGGAGGCGCCCGAGAAGGCAGACCTGATGGTCTCGGAACTTCTGGGCTCCTTTGCGGATAACGAGCTGTCCCCAGAGTGTCTGGATGGGGCACAGCACTGTCTCAGAG AGGGGGGCGTGAGCATCCCCTGCGATTATACCTCCTTCCTGGGCCCAATCTCGTCCTCAAAACTGTATAATGAAGTACGTGCCTGTCGGGAGAAAGACCGTGACCCGGAG GCTCAGTTTGAAATGCCTTATGTCGTCCGGCTCCACAATTTCCACCAGTTATCGCCCCCGCAAGCTTGCTTTTCCTTCAAACACCCCAACCCAG ACCCTGTCAAAGACAACAACCGCTACCAGATGTTGGAGTTCCAGGTGGATGTGAACACCGTGCTTCATGGTTTTGCTGGTTACTTTGAGACCACACTCTATGGGGACATCACTCTTA GTATTCGGCCTGAGACTCATTCGCCTGGCATGTTTTCCTGGTTCCCTATTTTCTTCCCCATCAAG CAACCCCTGAGTGTCCAAGCCGGAGAGTGCGTCAGGGTGGCCTTCTGGCGTTGCAGCAACTCCAAGAAAGTCTGGTACGAGTGGGCCGTGGTTACCCCTACGTGTTCCGTCATCCACAACCCCACAGGACGTTCCTACACCATTGGACTGTGA